One part of the Eulemur rufifrons isolate Redbay chromosome 16, OSU_ERuf_1, whole genome shotgun sequence genome encodes these proteins:
- the NAB2 gene encoding NGFI-A-binding protein 2 isoform X1, which yields MHRAPSPTAEQPPGGGDSARRTPKPRLKPSARTMALPRTLGELQLYRVLQRANLLSYYETFIQQGGDDVQQLCEAGEEEFLEIMALVGMATKPLHVRRLQKALREWATNPGLFSQPVPAVPVSSIPLFKISETAGSRKGSMSNGHGSPGEKAGSARSFSPKSPLELGEKLSPLPGGPGAGDPRIWPGRSTPESDVGAGGEEESGSPPFSPPAGGGASEGTGAGGLAAGGATGGPDRLEPEMVRMVVESVERIFRSFPRGDAGEVTSLLKLNKKLARSVGHIFEMDDNDSQKEEEIRKYSIIYGRFDSKRREGKQLSLHELTINEAAAQFCMRDNTLLLRRVELFSLSRQVARESTYLSSLKGSRLHPEELGGPPLKKLKQEVGEQSHPEIQQPPPGPESYVPPYRPSLEEDSASLSGESLDGHLQAVGSCPRLTPPPADLPLALPAHGLWSRHILQQTLMDEGLRLARLVSHDRVGRLSPCVPAKPPLAEFEEGLLDRCPAPGPHPALVEGRRSSVKVEAEASRQ from the exons ATGCACAGGGCGCCTTCCCCCACAGCCGAGCAGCCGCCGGGCGGAGGGGACAGCGCCCGCCGGACCCCAAAGCCCAGACTCAA GCCCAGTGCCCGCACCATGGCACTGCCTCGGACACTGGGGGAGCTACAGCTGTACCGGGTCCTGCAACGCGCTAACCTCCTTTCCTACTACGAGACCTTCATCCAGCAGGGAGGGGACGACGTGCAGCAGCTGTGCGAGGCTGGCGAGGAGGAGTTTCTGGAGATCATGGCACTTGTGGGCATGGCCACCAAGCCCCTCCATGTCCGACGCCTGCAGAAGGCTCTGAGAGAGTGGGCCACCAATCCAGGGCTCTTCAGTCAACCCGTACCTGCCGTGCCTGTCTCCAGCATCCCACTTTTCAAAATCTCTGAGACTGCGGGTAGCCGGAAAGGGAGCATGAGCAACGGGCATGGCAGCCCAGGGGAAAAGGCAGGCAGTGCCCGCAGTTTTAGCCCCAAGAGCCCCCTTGAACTTGGAGAGAAGCTATCACCCCTGCCTGGGGGACCTGGGGCTGGGGATCCCCGGATCTGGCCAGGACGGAGCACTCCAGAGTCGGACGTTGgggcaggaggagaagaggagTCTGGCTCaccccccttctccccacctgcgGGGGGAGGAGCCTCTGaggggactggggctggggggttGGCAGCAGGTGGGGCTACAGGTGGTCCCGACCGACTGGAGCCAGAGATGGTACGCATGGTGGTGGAGAGCGTGGAGAGGATCTTCCGGAGCTTCCCTAGGGGGGATGCCGGGGAGGTCACATCCCTGCTGAAGCTGAATAAGAAGCTGGCACGGAGCGTGGGGCACATCTTTGAGATGGATGATAATGACAGCCAGAAGGAAGAGGAGATCCGCAAATACAGCATCATCTATGGCCGCTTTGACTCCAAGCGGCGGGAGGGCAAGCAGCTTAGCCTGCACGAG CTGACCATCAATGAGGCTGCTGCCCAGTTCTGCATGAGGGACAACACACTCTTACTGCGGAGAGTGGAGCTCTTCTCCCTGTCCCGCCAAGTGGCCCGAGAGAGCACCTACTTATCCTCCTTGAAGGGCTCCAG GCTCCACCCTGAAGAATTGGGAGGCCCCCCACTAAAGAAGCTGAAACAAGAG GTTGGAGAACAGAGTCACCCTGAAATCCAGcagcctcccccaggccctgagtCCTATGTACCCCCATATCGCCCCAGCCTAGAGGAAGACAGTGCCAGCCTGTCTGGGGAGAGTTTAGATGGACACTTGCAGG CTGTGGGGTCGTGCCCAAGGCTGACGCCGCCCCCTGCTGACCTGCCTCTGGCATTGCCAGCCCATGGGCTATGGAGCCGCCACATCCTGCAGCAGACATTGATGGACGAGGGGCTGCGGCTCGCCCGCCTCGTCTCCCACGACCGCGTGGGCCGCCTCAGCCCCTGTGTGCCTGCAAAGCCACCTCTCGCAG AGTTCGAGGAAGGGCTGCTGGACCGATGCCCTGCTCCAGGACCCCATCCCGCTCTGGTAGAAGGTCGCAGGAGCAGCGTGAAAGTGGAGGCTGAGGCCAGCCGGCAGTGA
- the NAB2 gene encoding NGFI-A-binding protein 2 isoform X2 — MHRAPSPTAEQPPGGGDSARRTPKPRLKPSARTMALPRTLGELQLYRVLQRANLLSYYETFIQQGGDDVQQLCEAGEEEFLEIMALVGMATKPLHVRRLQKALREWATNPGLFSQPVPAVPVSSIPLFKISETAGSRKGSMSNGHGSPGEKAGSARSFSPKSPLELGEKLSPLPGGPGAGDPRIWPGRSTPESDVGAGGEEESGSPPFSPPAGGGASEGTGAGGLAAGGATGGPDRLEPEMVRMVVESVERIFRSFPRGDAGEVTSLLKLNKKLARSVGHIFEMDDNDSQKEEEIRKYSIIYGRFDSKRREGKQLSLHELTINEAAAQFCMRDNTLLLRRVELFSLSRQVARESTYLSSLKGSRLHPEELGGPPLKKLKQEVGEQSHPEIQQPPPGPESYVPPYRPSLEEDSASLSGESLDGHLQEFEEGLLDRCPAPGPHPALVEGRRSSVKVEAEASRQ, encoded by the exons ATGCACAGGGCGCCTTCCCCCACAGCCGAGCAGCCGCCGGGCGGAGGGGACAGCGCCCGCCGGACCCCAAAGCCCAGACTCAA GCCCAGTGCCCGCACCATGGCACTGCCTCGGACACTGGGGGAGCTACAGCTGTACCGGGTCCTGCAACGCGCTAACCTCCTTTCCTACTACGAGACCTTCATCCAGCAGGGAGGGGACGACGTGCAGCAGCTGTGCGAGGCTGGCGAGGAGGAGTTTCTGGAGATCATGGCACTTGTGGGCATGGCCACCAAGCCCCTCCATGTCCGACGCCTGCAGAAGGCTCTGAGAGAGTGGGCCACCAATCCAGGGCTCTTCAGTCAACCCGTACCTGCCGTGCCTGTCTCCAGCATCCCACTTTTCAAAATCTCTGAGACTGCGGGTAGCCGGAAAGGGAGCATGAGCAACGGGCATGGCAGCCCAGGGGAAAAGGCAGGCAGTGCCCGCAGTTTTAGCCCCAAGAGCCCCCTTGAACTTGGAGAGAAGCTATCACCCCTGCCTGGGGGACCTGGGGCTGGGGATCCCCGGATCTGGCCAGGACGGAGCACTCCAGAGTCGGACGTTGgggcaggaggagaagaggagTCTGGCTCaccccccttctccccacctgcgGGGGGAGGAGCCTCTGaggggactggggctggggggttGGCAGCAGGTGGGGCTACAGGTGGTCCCGACCGACTGGAGCCAGAGATGGTACGCATGGTGGTGGAGAGCGTGGAGAGGATCTTCCGGAGCTTCCCTAGGGGGGATGCCGGGGAGGTCACATCCCTGCTGAAGCTGAATAAGAAGCTGGCACGGAGCGTGGGGCACATCTTTGAGATGGATGATAATGACAGCCAGAAGGAAGAGGAGATCCGCAAATACAGCATCATCTATGGCCGCTTTGACTCCAAGCGGCGGGAGGGCAAGCAGCTTAGCCTGCACGAG CTGACCATCAATGAGGCTGCTGCCCAGTTCTGCATGAGGGACAACACACTCTTACTGCGGAGAGTGGAGCTCTTCTCCCTGTCCCGCCAAGTGGCCCGAGAGAGCACCTACTTATCCTCCTTGAAGGGCTCCAG GCTCCACCCTGAAGAATTGGGAGGCCCCCCACTAAAGAAGCTGAAACAAGAG GTTGGAGAACAGAGTCACCCTGAAATCCAGcagcctcccccaggccctgagtCCTATGTACCCCCATATCGCCCCAGCCTAGAGGAAGACAGTGCCAGCCTGTCTGGGGAGAGTTTAGATGGACACTTGCAGG AGTTCGAGGAAGGGCTGCTGGACCGATGCCCTGCTCCAGGACCCCATCCCGCTCTGGTAGAAGGTCGCAGGAGCAGCGTGAAAGTGGAGGCTGAGGCCAGCCGGCAGTGA